A single region of the Bdellovibrio sp. GT3 genome encodes:
- the apaG gene encoding Co2+/Mg2+ efflux protein ApaG yields the protein MAMQKTIVPEFKITAKVVYVPSESNPEKGYHFFAYKIAITNQGSTPAQLMSRHWEITDATGKKEEVRGPGVIGMQPKIQPGQTFEYDSACPLNTPTGSMKGRYHMITEDGQSFSVDIPEFYLVAPNALH from the coding sequence ATGGCAATGCAGAAAACGATCGTCCCAGAATTTAAAATTACCGCGAAAGTGGTTTATGTTCCTTCCGAATCCAACCCGGAAAAGGGCTATCATTTCTTTGCTTATAAAATTGCGATCACGAACCAAGGCTCAACCCCGGCTCAATTGATGAGTCGCCACTGGGAGATCACTGACGCCACTGGAAAAAAAGAGGAAGTTCGCGGCCCCGGCGTTATCGGCATGCAACCGAAAATTCAGCCCGGCCAAACCTTTGAATATGATAGTGCCTGCCCCCTGAACACCCCGACGGGAAGCATGAAGGGCCGCTACCACATGATCACCGAAGATGGCCAAAGCTTCTCTGTAGATATTCCAGAGTTTTACTTAGTGGCTCCAAACGCCCTTCACTAA
- a CDS encoding endonuclease/exonuclease/phosphatase family protein, whose product MTWTETTNLKFCLLNAENLFLLFDEPPTAEVLKYNERQWQGQSISIYENKSLKKCEDIAKALQEINADVIMLCEVGGFESLKNFNQLFMNSAYSPCLIEGNSDRNIDVGFLIRKELPFYFDLLSNKARPINYLYPHERQSLAQGYQVKGGKVTSSHKFSRDVVELRLFKQDKEKPFMIIMLTHLKSRLDPERIDPNGFERRQAELRTLLEIYRELEQNNPQIPILVAGDFNGNAGILNTDEEFRDIYSTTGLKDVFEVANLTPEQRATFYQVKSSARTEGRQIDFAFLSPLMQGLLKADSAKAFRYRDELGSERGVPQTMEAKQRIPSDHYPIVFEIENIILR is encoded by the coding sequence ATGACGTGGACCGAGACCACAAACCTTAAATTTTGCTTACTCAATGCAGAGAATCTGTTTCTGCTTTTTGATGAGCCGCCAACCGCCGAGGTACTTAAGTACAATGAGCGTCAATGGCAGGGTCAGTCCATTTCCATATATGAGAATAAATCCCTAAAAAAATGCGAAGACATCGCCAAAGCCCTTCAGGAAATCAATGCCGACGTCATTATGCTGTGCGAGGTGGGCGGTTTCGAGTCCCTGAAAAACTTCAACCAACTCTTTATGAACAGCGCGTACTCACCATGTTTGATTGAAGGAAACTCCGACCGCAATATTGACGTGGGCTTTTTGATTCGCAAAGAGCTTCCTTTCTATTTTGATCTTTTGTCCAACAAAGCCCGCCCCATCAACTACCTTTACCCCCACGAGCGTCAAAGCCTGGCGCAGGGCTATCAGGTCAAAGGCGGCAAAGTCACCTCCAGTCATAAATTTTCCCGGGATGTCGTGGAGCTAAGGCTCTTTAAGCAGGACAAGGAAAAGCCGTTCATGATCATCATGTTGACGCACCTTAAATCCCGCTTGGATCCTGAGCGCATAGACCCCAATGGTTTTGAGCGCCGCCAGGCCGAGCTGCGAACTCTATTGGAAATCTACCGCGAACTTGAGCAAAACAATCCGCAAATTCCTATTTTGGTTGCTGGTGATTTCAACGGCAATGCCGGCATTCTAAATACCGATGAGGAGTTTCGCGACATCTACTCCACCACGGGACTTAAAGATGTTTTTGAAGTGGCCAACCTAACTCCTGAACAGCGGGCCACTTTTTATCAAGTGAAAAGCAGCGCGCGCACTGAGGGTCGCCAGATTGACTTCGCGTTCCTGTCACCGCTGATGCAAGGCCTTTTAAAAGCGGACTCTGCAAAAGCGTTCCGTTACCGAGACGAATTGGGCAGTGAACGAGGCGTCCCACAAACGATGGAAGCCAAACAAAGAATCCCATCTGATCATTATCCTATCGTGTTCGAAATCGAGAATATCATTCTACGTTAA
- a CDS encoding M17 family metallopeptidase: MAKKKATAPKASAKLQIRSWIETFEIGKELKTKNEMTGFVYFLGSEDSSKLNGLIDDHALAWQMDTLKKNDKELVFFVGVQGPVWILRSKGKNSVGHDGLLDEAAYTWARDQFGSLVPHFKANQLKALRIEFAGTAKVQEMGALVGLDMAPYNYRQFVDGKQLVDLPKVSLISSDDFDKSVLKEAAARARAVTMARHLVNLPPNDLNPKSYSELAAKKISWGKNLKITIWDEKKLSSEKMGLHLSVGQGAAHGPRMVHLKYRPTKKSGLKPVAFVGKGITFDTGGLDIKPSSAMRLMKKDMGGSAAVMGLALWAAESQYPGPLDFYLALAENAVDANAFRPSDIVTARNGMKVEIDNTDAEGRLVLADVLDVACKQKGSDDPEYVIDVATLTGAIKVGLGAEIAGLFSNDDDLANELTKAGQRAGDLNWRMPLFDKYWGDLSSPFADCKNSGGGFGGAITAALFLQKFVGGKKWAHLDIYAWADRASGAIGSSGGSGQAVQCLIEFLESRV; the protein is encoded by the coding sequence GTGGCGAAAAAGAAGGCAACTGCGCCTAAAGCGTCCGCAAAACTGCAAATCCGTTCATGGATCGAAACATTTGAAATCGGTAAAGAACTTAAAACAAAGAACGAAATGACGGGCTTTGTCTATTTCCTGGGTTCTGAGGACTCCAGCAAGCTGAATGGTTTGATTGATGACCATGCCTTGGCTTGGCAAATGGACACCTTGAAAAAGAACGACAAAGAGTTGGTCTTTTTTGTGGGGGTGCAGGGTCCGGTTTGGATTCTTCGTTCCAAAGGTAAAAATTCCGTGGGCCATGATGGCTTGTTGGATGAGGCAGCCTACACATGGGCTCGCGATCAATTTGGTTCTTTGGTTCCTCACTTTAAGGCAAATCAGCTAAAAGCATTGCGTATCGAGTTCGCTGGGACTGCCAAGGTTCAGGAGATGGGTGCATTGGTTGGTTTGGATATGGCACCATACAACTATCGCCAATTTGTTGACGGCAAACAGCTAGTGGATCTGCCTAAAGTTTCACTTATTAGTTCGGACGATTTTGACAAATCAGTGTTGAAAGAAGCGGCGGCTCGTGCGCGTGCCGTGACTATGGCCCGTCACTTGGTGAACTTGCCTCCGAACGATTTGAATCCGAAATCATACTCTGAACTTGCAGCCAAGAAAATTTCATGGGGCAAGAATCTAAAAATCACGATTTGGGATGAAAAAAAGCTTTCATCCGAAAAAATGGGATTGCATCTGTCTGTAGGGCAGGGGGCAGCTCACGGTCCACGCATGGTTCACTTGAAATACCGTCCAACGAAAAAGTCAGGTCTGAAACCTGTGGCCTTTGTTGGTAAAGGGATCACGTTCGATACTGGTGGCTTGGATATTAAGCCTTCCTCTGCGATGCGTTTGATGAAGAAAGATATGGGCGGCTCAGCTGCAGTTATGGGCTTGGCTTTGTGGGCGGCAGAGTCCCAATATCCAGGTCCATTGGATTTCTATCTGGCGCTGGCTGAAAATGCGGTGGATGCAAATGCCTTCCGTCCAAGTGATATCGTGACAGCTCGTAACGGTATGAAAGTGGAAATCGACAACACCGATGCCGAAGGCCGTTTGGTTTTGGCTGATGTGTTGGATGTGGCTTGCAAACAAAAAGGTTCAGACGATCCAGAATACGTGATCGACGTGGCGACTTTAACCGGCGCTATCAAAGTCGGTTTGGGTGCCGAGATCGCAGGGCTGTTCTCGAATGACGATGATCTTGCGAACGAATTGACCAAAGCCGGTCAACGCGCCGGTGACTTGAACTGGCGCATGCCTTTGTTCGACAAATACTGGGGTGATCTATCGTCGCCATTTGCAGACTGCAAAAACTCTGGCGGCGGTTTCGGTGGAGCCATCACGGCAGCGTTGTTCCTGCAAAAATTTGTAGGCGGCAAGAAGTGGGCTCACTTGGACATCTATGCCTGGGCAGACCGCGCCAGCGGCGCCATCGGCAGCAGCGGCGGCTCCGGCCAAGCCGTCCAATGCCTGATCGAATTCCTAGAATCCCGCGTTTAG
- a CDS encoding DUF502 domain-containing protein — translation MKQLQKIFLQGLVTFLPIALTIYIIYAGVSIVDSILGDTLRQFMPVYIPGLGFLLTIVLIFILGFLLNNLLAAGLFHKLEQRLTQVPLIKAVYSPLRDLMNMFSKGAGPGGGMQTVVLVDINDNGIRAMGLVTREHFTDIPAIHAQANEKVSVYIPMSYGLGGFTLLVPRNRITPIDIPIEKAMSLAITGWVKAEKHEGDK, via the coding sequence ATGAAACAGCTTCAGAAAATTTTCTTGCAAGGTCTCGTAACCTTCCTTCCGATCGCGCTGACGATTTATATCATCTATGCCGGCGTTTCTATTGTGGACAGCATCCTGGGCGATACTCTCCGCCAGTTCATGCCGGTTTACATTCCAGGCCTGGGCTTTTTGCTGACGATTGTACTGATCTTCATCCTGGGCTTCCTGTTGAACAACCTCCTTGCTGCGGGGCTCTTCCATAAGCTTGAACAAAGACTTACTCAGGTTCCGTTAATCAAAGCGGTTTACAGCCCTCTGCGCGACCTGATGAATATGTTCTCCAAAGGTGCAGGTCCCGGTGGCGGCATGCAGACCGTGGTTTTGGTCGATATCAATGACAACGGCATTCGCGCCATGGGTTTGGTCACTCGTGAGCACTTCACGGATATTCCGGCGATCCACGCCCAAGCCAACGAAAAGGTTTCAGTTTATATTCCTATGAGCTACGGCTTGGGGGGCTTCACATTGCTGGTGCCTCGCAATCGCATCACACCAATTGATATTCCGATCGAAAAAGCCATGAGTCTTGCCATTACAGGCTGGGTAAAGGCTGAAAAGCATGAAGGAGATAAGTAA
- a CDS encoding S8 family serine peptidase yields MKRIVIGFIALTLTFAGTAFAQMSTVVPGEYIVKVRNSSTGVNQQGVRARLAQRVTMRGAYSKLGMYHVSVRSLASAAEEVADLKNDPDIEYVEPNYVWSTSGTVASETATQGWSLQQLFNMNSILMGANAYSQTYMSSAPIISANIQLTSAWSQSSSLASNSGKVVVAVVDSGLDTTHTVFKAYKADGTGGSGALWVNAAEANGVPGVDDDGNGFVDDINGWNFTNNSPNVMDDNNHGTHVAGIVIGAGLNIFQRPLPESKIIIMPVKSLKADGSGTTAYAIRAIDYAVDNGAQVINNSWGGANYSRALLDSLAAAYNKGILIVNAAGNYNSNNDSLPMYPANYDLPSAVSVASVDINDVRSDFSNFGRNTVHIASPGEDILSTIPGGGYKYMSGTSMAAPLVAGVAALALREEPQLTGYQIKQKLFQSADVISGLANYVATSARVDSGQLIQTVLASHGEQASQPALDVSRFPASEGAAGAAGGCGTITTAINNGPGAGGANPTAGVVLGLMMIPMAVWFILRQRAMESDPRNKRRHERFKMQSQIKVMVGDRELVGSMNTISQGGLSFNTDQALEKGGIVTMRIASPDGNEIIEVQGQVVWSEANQSYGVQFANAKQGTLAMIQQWTSNLVRS; encoded by the coding sequence GTGAAACGCATTGTAATAGGTTTCATAGCTTTGACTCTTACATTCGCAGGGACAGCGTTCGCACAAATGTCGACCGTCGTTCCGGGTGAATATATCGTTAAGGTGCGCAACAGCTCTACGGGTGTAAACCAGCAGGGTGTTCGTGCGCGACTTGCGCAAAGAGTCACTATGAGAGGCGCCTACAGTAAGCTAGGTATGTATCACGTTTCAGTCCGTTCTTTAGCTTCAGCCGCCGAAGAGGTTGCTGATCTTAAAAATGACCCGGATATCGAATATGTGGAGCCAAATTACGTTTGGTCTACATCCGGGACTGTGGCCAGTGAAACCGCTACGCAAGGGTGGTCGCTGCAGCAGCTCTTCAATATGAATTCGATCTTGATGGGGGCAAACGCCTACAGCCAGACTTATATGTCTTCGGCACCCATTATCTCGGCCAATATTCAATTGACGAGTGCTTGGTCGCAATCCAGTTCTTTGGCTTCCAACTCAGGAAAAGTTGTCGTTGCAGTCGTGGATTCAGGTTTGGATACCACTCACACCGTATTTAAAGCCTATAAAGCGGATGGTACCGGTGGTTCAGGTGCACTCTGGGTGAATGCTGCTGAAGCTAATGGTGTTCCGGGCGTTGATGACGACGGAAATGGCTTTGTCGATGATATCAATGGCTGGAACTTTACTAATAACTCTCCCAATGTGATGGATGACAACAATCACGGTACCCACGTTGCCGGGATTGTAATTGGTGCGGGACTTAATATATTTCAACGTCCTTTGCCAGAATCCAAAATCATCATCATGCCAGTGAAATCCCTGAAAGCGGATGGCTCGGGTACAACGGCATATGCAATTAGAGCGATTGATTACGCTGTGGATAACGGTGCCCAAGTGATCAACAACTCATGGGGTGGTGCAAACTATTCCAGAGCTTTGTTGGATTCATTAGCGGCTGCTTATAACAAAGGCATTCTGATTGTGAATGCAGCAGGTAACTATAACAGTAATAACGACAGCCTGCCGATGTATCCGGCAAACTATGATTTGCCAAGTGCAGTATCTGTGGCATCTGTGGATATCAACGATGTTCGATCTGACTTTTCAAACTTCGGTCGCAATACCGTTCACATTGCTTCGCCGGGTGAGGATATTCTAAGTACGATTCCTGGTGGTGGTTATAAATACATGTCAGGAACATCGATGGCGGCACCTTTGGTTGCTGGCGTAGCAGCTCTGGCATTGCGTGAAGAGCCTCAGTTGACGGGTTATCAAATTAAACAAAAACTTTTCCAAAGTGCCGACGTGATCTCGGGCCTTGCGAACTATGTAGCAACAAGTGCTCGCGTGGATTCAGGTCAGTTGATTCAAACTGTTCTGGCCAGCCATGGCGAACAGGCTTCACAGCCAGCTTTGGATGTATCACGCTTCCCAGCTTCTGAAGGGGCAGCAGGTGCGGCCGGCGGTTGCGGAACTATCACGACAGCGATCAACAATGGCCCTGGTGCCGGTGGTGCCAATCCAACTGCGGGTGTGGTGCTGGGTCTGATGATGATCCCGATGGCAGTTTGGTTCATCCTTCGTCAGCGTGCGATGGAAAGTGACCCAAGAAACAAACGTCGTCACGAGCGCTTCAAAATGCAGTCGCAAATCAAAGTAATGGTCGGCGATCGCGAGCTTGTTGGTTCGATGAATACGATCTCTCAAGGTGGTTTGTCTTTCAACACCGATCAGGCATTGGAAAAAGGCGGTATCGTCACCATGCGAATCGCAAGCCCGGATGGAAACGAAATCATCGAGGTGCAGGGTCAGGTTGTATGGAGCGAAGCGAACCAATCCTACGGGGTGCAATTCGCCAACGCGAAACAGGGAACTCTGGCTATGATCCAACAGTGGACTTCGAACCTGGTAAGATCGTAG
- a CDS encoding SDR family NAD(P)-dependent oxidoreductase, with amino-acid sequence MSSWDLQGKTAVVCGASQGIGAATAQLLAQRGARVIALARNEEKLKALLASIPGEGHKYFAVDLADTAELKKLIPKISQEKIHILVNNSGGPKGGPLLEVSIEEFDAPIKAHLHAAHLLVQAVVPFMKSVNYGRIVNIISTSVKNPIPGLGVSNTVRGAMASWSKTLAGELGPFGITVNNMLPGYIRTGRIESLMGAAAQKTGNSIEEVEEQWIKTIPAGRIGDPREAAEGIAFLVSPAASYINGINLPVDGGRTPSL; translated from the coding sequence ATGAGCTCATGGGATCTGCAGGGAAAAACGGCTGTTGTTTGTGGGGCCTCACAAGGTATTGGCGCGGCGACGGCGCAATTATTGGCCCAGCGTGGAGCTCGCGTAATTGCCTTGGCTCGCAACGAAGAAAAGCTAAAGGCACTGTTGGCATCGATTCCAGGAGAGGGGCACAAATATTTTGCCGTGGATCTGGCAGACACGGCGGAGCTTAAAAAGTTAATTCCAAAAATCTCGCAGGAAAAGATTCATATTCTGGTAAACAATTCGGGAGGTCCCAAAGGTGGGCCGTTGTTGGAAGTCTCTATCGAGGAGTTTGATGCGCCGATAAAGGCCCATCTGCATGCTGCGCATTTGCTGGTACAAGCAGTGGTGCCATTTATGAAATCCGTAAACTACGGTCGAATCGTCAATATTATTTCGACCTCGGTTAAAAATCCGATTCCGGGTTTGGGAGTTTCCAATACCGTTCGTGGTGCCATGGCAAGTTGGTCCAAAACTTTGGCGGGAGAGCTGGGGCCTTTTGGCATCACCGTCAATAATATGCTTCCGGGATATATCCGTACGGGGCGCATTGAATCTCTGATGGGGGCGGCGGCGCAAAAAACCGGAAATAGTATCGAGGAAGTCGAAGAGCAATGGATTAAGACTATTCCCGCTGGAAGAATCGGGGACCCAAGGGAGGCGGCAGAGGGCATTGCCTTCTTGGTGAGTCCGGCTGCATCCTATATTAATGGTATTAATCTGCCGGTGGATGGTGGTCGCACTCCATCCTTGTGA
- the mgtE gene encoding magnesium transporter has translation MDSNQTLDETLDENSVISLTDQWSSLTPDERREKFKELPRTDAEELFLNLPTHDQAELISEASHLEKRSWVRLLAPDDVADLIQEMGAEHKEDLLSLLDPQTKREVIALLAYAEDAAGGLMSTRFVRLRAEMSVDEAISYLRIQAKTHVESIYYAYVLDSDQKLLGVISFREIFSAAAGTRISEIMQTEVLKVPPDMDQEEIGRIFSQHDLMALPVVDEQGIMKGIVTFDDVATAIQEETTEDIHKLGGVESLDAPYMKISMFEMIKKRAGWLLVLFLGEMFTATAMGYFQTEIERAVVLALFIPLIISSGGNSGSQASTLIIRAMALGEVRLRDWWRVLGRELMAGLALGVCLGLVGLFRILVWPTREALYGPHYVLVAVTVMISLIGIVLWGTISGSMLPFLLKKIGFDPASASAPAVATLVDVTGLIIYFSVASFVLAGALL, from the coding sequence ATGGATAGCAACCAAACCCTCGATGAAACACTAGATGAAAACTCCGTGATCAGTCTAACCGATCAATGGTCCTCATTGACCCCGGATGAGCGTCGTGAAAAGTTCAAGGAGCTTCCAAGAACTGATGCCGAAGAGCTGTTTCTAAACCTCCCGACCCACGACCAGGCCGAATTGATTTCTGAAGCGTCTCATCTTGAGAAACGTTCCTGGGTGCGTTTGCTTGCTCCCGATGACGTTGCCGATTTAATTCAGGAAATGGGTGCCGAGCACAAAGAAGACCTGCTGTCTTTGCTGGACCCACAAACCAAACGTGAAGTGATCGCCCTGCTAGCCTATGCCGAGGACGCTGCCGGGGGCTTGATGAGCACCCGTTTCGTGCGTCTGCGCGCGGAGATGAGTGTCGATGAAGCCATTAGCTATCTGCGTATTCAGGCTAAAACTCACGTTGAGTCCATCTACTATGCCTATGTTCTTGATTCCGACCAAAAGCTTTTGGGCGTGATTTCTTTCCGTGAAATCTTCTCGGCCGCGGCCGGCACACGTATTTCTGAAATCATGCAAACCGAAGTTCTGAAGGTTCCACCAGATATGGACCAAGAGGAAATCGGTCGTATTTTCTCCCAGCATGATTTGATGGCCCTGCCCGTTGTCGACGAGCAAGGCATCATGAAAGGTATCGTTACGTTCGATGACGTGGCGACCGCCATTCAGGAAGAGACCACTGAAGACATCCACAAACTGGGTGGTGTGGAATCCCTGGATGCTCCGTACATGAAAATCTCGATGTTTGAGATGATTAAAAAACGTGCGGGTTGGTTGTTGGTTCTATTCCTGGGCGAGATGTTCACCGCGACTGCCATGGGTTACTTCCAAACCGAAATCGAACGCGCGGTGGTTTTGGCATTGTTCATTCCTTTGATTATCAGCTCCGGTGGTAACTCCGGCTCTCAGGCTTCGACGTTGATTATTCGTGCGATGGCCCTGGGCGAGGTGCGCCTGCGTGACTGGTGGCGTGTTCTGGGCCGCGAATTGATGGCCGGTCTTGCGCTGGGTGTGTGTTTGGGTCTTGTCGGTCTGTTCCGAATCTTGGTTTGGCCTACGCGCGAAGCCTTATACGGTCCTCACTATGTATTGGTTGCTGTAACGGTCATGATCAGTTTGATTGGTATTGTTCTGTGGGGAACTATCTCCGGCTCCATGCTTCCGTTCCTGCTTAAAAAGATTGGATTTGACCCGGCTTCAGCTTCTGCTCCAGCCGTGGCAACATTGGTGGACGTGACAGGATTAATTATTTACTTCTCGGTCGCTTCATTCGTCCTTGCGGGTGCTTTGCTATAA
- a CDS encoding ABC transporter ATP-binding protein: MANRNPVNKPKYFSDGEVKKEGGYNKTIFETLHFAYAPFLYRIGLCLVLGIIGRGLLLANTNVIGYWVDSLVGKTSPVSSLSSTQIIALLLTMAISGFFMTLIFRVGFSRLSAKAISSFYDEVTLRTSRLPMSFYDNTPAGRIITRFSSDYGNVFRLFGGPLAEFLSIIFDLIMMTILITVANPIFLILVAFIGILNFFVYKLNQEKLRKARRELSASRSPSIAHFAETTQGASTIRSFRRQKSFTERFESLDSYFLEQKLYTTKQLISFSFQMNSMTAVLLLITGVASYFMIEKGWASIGAVGVAFTFITLSGNTVQMFFEWLTQFEEAMIGVERLDQYMRMEIEKGNYLPSTANFATGHPVYAASVEKYLSHRRLTENRSASVEVTDLSFRYRDDLPWVLKNLNFEVKAGERLGIVGRTGSGKSSLIQALFHLYPISKGQITINGNAPKIHETDHGVDLNLYRQSMAFISQEPILFQGSLRFNLDIEGHHSDSALQEVLKKVGLLEWVQGQALGLEMRIEERGKNLSLGERQLLCMARCLLQQAPIVIMDEATSSVDPQSEEILVRATEEFFADRTQIIIAHRLSTLAKCDRILWLQSGEIVELGPTQEILPRFKKTELV, encoded by the coding sequence GTGGCTAATCGCAATCCCGTCAACAAGCCCAAATACTTTTCCGATGGCGAAGTTAAAAAAGAAGGTGGCTATAACAAAACCATTTTTGAAACTTTACACTTTGCTTATGCGCCCTTCCTGTATCGCATTGGCTTGTGCCTGGTCCTGGGCATTATCGGACGTGGATTGCTCTTGGCGAACACCAACGTCATCGGCTATTGGGTCGACAGCCTGGTTGGCAAAACCTCACCGGTTTCCAGTTTAAGCTCGACCCAAATCATCGCCTTGCTTTTAACAATGGCCATATCTGGTTTCTTTATGACGTTGATATTCCGAGTGGGATTTTCACGTTTATCGGCCAAGGCCATTTCCAGCTTCTACGACGAAGTGACCCTGCGTACGTCGCGCCTGCCGATGAGTTTTTACGACAACACTCCCGCGGGACGTATTATCACGCGCTTTTCAAGCGACTATGGCAACGTGTTTCGTCTATTCGGCGGCCCCTTGGCCGAGTTTCTATCCATCATTTTTGATCTGATCATGATGACGATCCTGATCACAGTGGCAAATCCGATCTTCCTGATCCTGGTCGCATTTATCGGGATATTGAATTTCTTCGTCTACAAACTGAATCAGGAAAAATTGCGCAAAGCCCGCCGTGAACTTTCGGCCAGCCGCTCGCCAAGCATCGCACACTTTGCTGAAACCACGCAGGGCGCCTCCACCATTCGCTCCTTCCGTCGGCAAAAGTCCTTCACTGAACGCTTTGAAAGTCTGGACAGCTATTTCCTGGAACAAAAGCTGTATACAACAAAACAGTTGATCAGCTTTTCATTTCAAATGAACAGCATGACCGCCGTGCTTTTACTTATCACCGGTGTGGCCTCTTATTTCATGATTGAAAAAGGCTGGGCCAGCATTGGTGCGGTCGGCGTGGCTTTTACATTCATCACCTTGTCCGGAAATACTGTTCAGATGTTCTTTGAGTGGTTGACACAATTCGAAGAGGCGATGATCGGTGTCGAACGCCTGGATCAATACATGCGCATGGAAATCGAGAAAGGCAATTACCTGCCGTCGACTGCAAACTTTGCCACGGGTCACCCCGTTTATGCTGCGAGTGTTGAAAAGTATTTGAGTCACCGACGACTGACGGAAAATCGCAGCGCTTCGGTTGAAGTCACTGATTTGTCCTTCCGGTATCGCGACGACCTCCCTTGGGTTTTGAAAAATCTGAATTTTGAAGTCAAAGCTGGCGAACGACTGGGCATCGTCGGTCGCACAGGCTCCGGCAAATCCAGCCTTATTCAGGCGTTGTTTCATCTGTATCCCATTTCCAAAGGACAGATCACTATCAATGGCAATGCTCCAAAAATTCATGAAACCGATCACGGTGTCGATTTGAATTTGTATCGCCAATCCATGGCCTTCATTTCCCAGGAACCTATTTTGTTTCAGGGCTCACTGCGTTTCAATCTGGACATCGAGGGTCATCACTCCGACTCTGCTTTGCAGGAAGTCCTGAAAAAAGTGGGTCTGCTGGAATGGGTGCAAGGACAGGCCTTGGGTCTGGAAATGAGAATCGAGGAACGGGGTAAAAATCTGTCCCTCGGTGAGCGCCAGTTATTGTGTATGGCTCGCTGCCTTTTACAACAAGCTCCCATAGTTATCATGGACGAAGCAACCAGCTCTGTGGATCCACAGTCCGAAGAGATCCTGGTTCGTGCCACCGAAGAGTTTTTCGCTGATCGTACACAGATCATCATTGCTCACCGTTTATCCACTTTAGCCAAGTGTGATAGAATTTTATGGTTACAGAGCGGGGAAATTGTTGAGCTGGGACCGACGCAGGAAATTCTGCCTCGATTTAAAAAGACCGAACTCGTGTAA